From a single Leishmania infantum JPCM5 genome chromosome 36 genomic region:
- a CDS encoding putative ubiquitin fusion degradation protein, which yields MAALPQPYETRLVAVSASSVHQQRINYGSRVLLPSSVLDDLCRITMVYPLQFEIITPAKKRVYAAVLEFNAQAGSVVLPDWMFQHLGLCGTMVVKVQSCSLPPGSLVKLRPHQKALVMFENPRHLLELRLAQYPVLTKGTTIVISYVDREFQLDLVDIIDMKQERVNGILTVRADGAPVELKVDFERPLDMPPSPPETPTSAVASPTGANVIGASSPTGVQFQPFNFRPPSLTDATKVAAGTPPLKHLPGQSSSPSSGPKGSNSAAEPEQPTFAGAGRTLRGILSSENQTNEASASAPAAPPAARPSAEELRAIRLKALGGGGRS from the coding sequence ATGGCGGCACTTCCGCAGCCCTACGAGACGCGCCTGGTGGCGGTGTCTGCCTCTAGcgtccaccagcagcgcatcaACTACGGCAGTCGTGTGCTTTTGCCGTCAAGCGTGCTGGATGACCTTTGTCGCATCACCATGGTGTATCCCCTCCAGTTTGAGATCATTACTCCTGCTAAGAAGCGTGTCTACGCGGCTGTTCTCGAGTTCAACGCGCAGGCGGGGTCTGTGGTGCTACCGGACTGGATGTTCCAGCACTTGGGCCTCTGCGGCACGATGGTGGTGAAGGTGCAGAGCTGCAGTCTTCCGCCAGGCTCCCTCGTGAAGCTCCGACCGCATCAGAAGGCTCTTGTAATGTTCGAGAATCCGCGGCACCTGCTGGAACTACGCCTCGCCCAGTATCCCGTGCTCACCAAGGGCACCACAATCGTGATCAGCTACGTGGATCGTGAATTTCAGCTCGACTTGGTGGACATTATTGACATGAAGCAGGAGCGCGTCAATGGAATCCTAACGGTGCGCGCAGACGGTGCACCAGTTGAACTGAAAGTAGACTTTGAACGGCCACTTGACAtgccaccgtcgcctccaGAGACACCAACTTCTGCGGTAGCATCGCCGACTGGAGCCAATGTTATCGGCGCAAGCAGCCCTACTGGTGTGCAGTTTCAACCCTTTAACTTTCGCCCTCCCAGTCTCACGGACGCCACCAAAGTGGCTGCAGggacgccaccgctgaaGCACCTGCCAGGACAGTCttcctccccgtcctccGGACCAAAAGGCAGCAACTCTGCCGCCGAGCCAGAGCAGCCTACCTTCGCCGGTGCGGGCCGAACCCTACGTGGGATCCTCTCGTCTGAGAATCAGACGAACGAAGCTTCAGCAAGCGCCCCTGCCGCGCCTCCGGCGGCACGCCCCTCTGCGGAAGAGCTCCGTGCCATTCGACTGAAGGCcctcggtggcggtgggcgTTCATGA
- a CDS encoding similarity to endo-1-like protein: protein MSTDPPNRCCPTEKGAAQCVYSPAGNDLYVVGPHNSKAGVVLVCDIFGLLPNSKRFADVLAAHGFLVVMPDFFGPLAWPESEWPADFQSTRWLQYAEKITQFDTFVPRMEAAIALLRQMGCAKVGAIGMCWGAALPFMMAAQGKIDAAATAHPSFFTADRVRAAKTPVLVLPSKDEPPMDDVEAAVNSHPMEPHVHKRFDTLHHGFFGARYNPDAYTAEEMKDVETARQLVLDFFKKSLH, encoded by the coding sequence ATGTCCACAGATCCCCCgaaccgctgctgccccacTGAAAAGGGCGCCGCCCAGTGTGTGTACAGCCCCGCTGGCAACGACCTCTACGTGGTGGGCCCACACAACAGCAAGGCTGGCGTGGTGCTCGTGTGCGACATCTTCGGTTTGCTGCCCAACTCGAAACGCTTTGCTGACGTGCTAGCTGCGCACGGCTTCCTTGTTGTCATGCCGGACTTCTTTGGACCGCTGGCATGGCCTGAGTCAGAGTGGCCGGCCGACTTCCAATCAACGCGCTGGCTCCAGTATGCGGAGAAAATCACGCAGTTCGACACCTTTGTGCCTCGCATGGAGGCGGCgatcgcgctgctgcgccagatGGGGTGTGCGAAGGTTGGCGCCATTGGCATGTGCTGGGGTGCTGCCCTGCCGTTCATGATGGCGGCACAGGGCAAgatcgacgccgccgccacggcgcaccCGTCCTTCTTCACTGCCGACAGAGTGAGGGCCGCGAAGACGcctgtgctggtgctgccgtcgaAGGACGAACCTCCCATGGACGATGTCGAAGCCGCTGTCAACTCGCACCCGATGGAGCCGCACGTGCACAAGCGCTTTGACACCCTGCACCACGGGTTCTTTGGTGCCCGCTACAACCCGGACGCGTACACGGCTGAGGAAATGAAGGATGTGGAGACGGCACGTCAGCTTGTGCTGGACTTCTTCAAGAAGTCACTCCATTAG
- the LMPK gene encoding map-kinase homologue, translated as MTSYGIDGEVEQRYRILRHIGSGAYGVVWCALDRRTGKCVALKKVYDAFGNVQDAQRTYREVMLLQRLRHNPFIVGILDVIRAANDIDLYLVFELIETDLTAIIRKNLLQRDHKRFLTYQLLRTVAQLHAQNIIHRDLKPANIFVSSDCSIKLGDFGLARTFRSGFDNEQEFLDLTDYIATRWYRSPEILVKSRAYSTAMDMWAIGCVIGEMLLGHPLFEGRNTLDQLRLIVEAIGVPSDADVRSLHSPELETLINSLPTPLIFSPLVGNKNLKDSEATDLMMKLIVFNPKRRLSAVEALQHPYVAPFVQPGELEKIQDLDPLVLPLVDEKVYTKEEYKANLYDEIGMRYRHHITDVY; from the coding sequence ATGACCTCCTATGGCATCGACGGTGAGGTTGAGCAGCGCTACCGAATTCTCCGCcacatcggcagcggcgcctacGGAGTCGTCTGGTGTGCTCTCGACCGCCGCACGGGCAAGTGCGTTGCCCTCAAAAAGGTCTACGACGCCTTTGGCAACGTTCaagatgcgcagcgcactTATCGGGAAGTGATGCTTTTGCAGCGACTGCGGCACAACCCCTTCATTGTCGGCATCCTCGATGTGATTCGTGCAGCCAACGACATTGACCTGTACCTCGTTTTTGAGTTGATAGAAACCGATCTCACAGCCATTATTCGTAAAAACCTTCTGCAGCGCGACCACAAGCGCTTCCTCACCTATCAGTTACTTCGCACagtggcgcagctccacgcACAGAACATCATTCACCGGGATTTGAAGCCGGCCAACATATTTGTGAGCAGCGACTGCTCCATCAAGCTCGGGGACTTTGGTCTGGCTCGCACGTTTCGCAGCGGCTTCGACAACGAGCAGGAGTTTCTCGACCTGACTGACTACATCGCAACTCGGTGGTACCGGTCGCCGGAGATTTTGGTCAAGTCGCGCGCGTACTCCACAGCGATGGACATGTGGGCCATCGGGTGTGTGATTGGGGAGATGCTGCTGGGCCACCCACTCTTCGAGGGCCGAAACACGCTGGATCAACTCCGTCTGATCGTCGAGGCTATCGGCGTGCCGAGCGACGCAGATGTGCGCAGCCTTCACTCGCCCGAGCTCGAGACTCTCATCAACTCCCTTCCGACCCCGCTGATCTTCTCTCCACTTGTGGGGAACAAGAACCTGAAGGATAGCGAGGCGACAGACTTGATGATGAAGCTCATCGTTTTCAATCCAAAGAGGCGGCTTTccgcggtggaggcgctgcagcaccccTACGTCGCCCCGTTTGTGCAGCCTGGTGAACTGGAGAAAATCCAAGACCTCGACCCACTCGTGCTGCCCCTCGTGGATGAGAAGGTCTACACCAAGGAGGAGTACAAGGCGAATCTGTACGACGAGATCGGCATGCGCTACCGCCATCACATAACAGACGTGTATTAG
- a CDS encoding putative histidine secretory acid phosphatase, with product MASKLIRVLAAALLVAAAVSVDARLVVRMVQVVHRHGARSALINDNTTEICGTLYPCGELTGEGVEMVRAIGEFARSRYNDLSLVESPLFPSTQYNSSLVYTRSTHTQRTIQSATAFLRGLFQDDYFYPVVYSRNRTTDMLLSTDAVPSVMGRSWLDNPALYAALNPVIDEHLSWDAIQSAAKDAWIEGLCTDFNARTSCVLYMYDVAAAFEAAGRLDNATNLKAVYPGLMEVNAAWFKYVFSWNHTSKLDLTQGSASQNLAQTMLANINAHRLSPSYNMFEYSAHDTTVVPLAVTFGDQGNTTMRPPFAVTIFVELLQDTADASGWYVRLIRGNPVKIANGTYVFRQTGIEAHCIDAAGIRYRASAGICPLDDFRRMVDYSRPAVAEGHCAMTQAQYSNMGCPRTIADNKPVPSRCWIYRYACPSKACPVTYILSAADHQCYPGAGIPNSSSSSDVTTASSSEGTTTSSSEGTTASSSDVTTASSSEGTTASSSEGTTASSSDVTTASSSEGITASSSEGTTASSSDVTTASSSEGTTTSSSEGTTASSSDVTTASSSEGTTASSSEGTTASSSDVTTASSSEGTTASSSEGITASSSEGTTASSSEGTSSSDVSFFKEPASWMPHVFSPKKGRHIAADILRGVPNGFTVGAVVRKHDEYYSRHRQ from the coding sequence ATGGCCTCGAAGCTCATCCGTGTGCTGGCGGCCGCCCTGCTGGTTGCAGCGGCCGTGTCGGTCGACGCGCGCCTTGTCGTGCGCATGGTGCAGGTGGTACACCGGCACGGTGCGCGCAGTGCCCTCATCAACGACAACACGACGGAGATTTGCGGCACCCTGTACCCGTGCGGTGAGCTAACCGGCGAGGGCGTCGAGATGGTCCGTGCTATCGGCGAGTTTGCCCGCAGCCGCTACAACGACCTCTCATTGGTGGAGAGCCCTCTCTTCCCGTCGACGCAGTACAACTCCTCTCTCGTGTACACCCgctccacccacacccagCGCACCATCCAGAGCGCGACCGCCTTTCTGCGCGGCCTCTTCCAGGACGACTACTTCTACCCGGTCGTGTACTCGCGCAACAGAACGACCGACATGCTGCTCAGCACCGACGCGGTGCCGTCCGTGATGGGCCGTAGCTGGCTGGACAACCCGGCGCTGTACGCCGCCCTCAACCCGGTGATAGATGAGCACCTCAGCTGGGACGCCATCCAGAGCGCCGCCAAGGACGCGTGGATCGAGGGCCTGTGCACGGACTTCAACGCCCGCACCAGCTGCGTCCTCTACATGTAcgacgtggccgccgccttcgaggCTGCCGGGCGTCTTGACAACGCCACCAATCTCAAGGCGGTGTATCCGGGCCTTATGGAGGTGAACGCCGCCTGGTTCAAGTATGTCTTCAGCTGGAACCACACGAGCAAGCTCGATCTCACGCAGGGTTCCGCCTCGCAGAACCTTGCGCAGACAATGCTGGCCAACATCAACGcccaccgcctctctccgTCGTACAACATGTTCGAGTACAGCGCTCACGACACAACGGTGGTTCCCTTGGCTGTCACATTCGGTGACCAGGGCAACACGACGATGCGCCCTCCCTTCGCCGTTACCATCTTCGTGGAGCTGCTCCAGGACACCGCGGATGCCAGTGGCTGGTACGTGCGCCTCATCCGCGGCAACCCCGTGAAGATAGCCAACGGCACCTACGTCTTCCGGCAGACCGGCATCGAGGCGCACTGCATCGACGCAGCCGGCATCAGGTACCGCGCATCCGCCGGCATCTGCCCGCTGGATGACTTCCGCCGCATGGTCGACTACTCGCGCCCCGCCGTGGCTGAAGGTCACTGCGCCATGACGCAGGCTCAGTACAGCAACATGGGCTGCCCGCGCACCATCGCCGACAACAAGCCGGTACCGTCGAGGTGCTGGATCTACCGCTATGCTTGCCCTAGCAAGGCATGCCCGGTCACCTACATCCTCTCCGCGGCCGATCACCAGTGCTACCCCGGGGCCGGCATTCCGaactccagcagcagcagcgacgtgaccaccgccagcagcagcgagggcaccaccaccagcagcagcgagggcaccaccgccagcagcagcgacgttaccaccgccagcagcagcgagggcaccaccgccagcagcagcgagggcaccaccgccagcagcagcgacgtgaccaccgccagcagcagcgagggcatcaccgccagcagcagcgagggcaccaccgccagcagcagcgacgttaccaccgccagcagcagcgagggcaccaccaccagcagcagcgagggcaccaccgccagcagcagcgacgttaccaccgccagcagcagcgagggcaccaccgccagcagcagcgagggcaccaccgccagcagcagcgacgttaccaccgccagcagcagcgagggcaccaccgccagcagcagcgagggcatcaccgccagcagcagcgagggcaccaccgccagcagcagcgagggaaCGAGTTCATCGGATGTCTCTTTCTTCAAAGAGCCTGCAAGCTGGATGCCGCACGTTTTCTCGCCGAAAAAGGGCCGCCACATTGCCGCGGATATCCTCCGCGGCGTGCCGAACGGCTTTACGGTCGGCGCGGTCGTCCGAAAGCACGATGAGTATTACAGCAGGCACCGTCAATAG